Proteins encoded together in one Corallococcus soli window:
- a CDS encoding ATP-binding protein has product MQEPDSRSTKESEGSEARLSVAAFLRAHREALLGDWQQAVLEHLEGRVPARDPWLIDHLPELLSTLADAVDAGPETLDERLLQLAHAAARLDQGFDLGEVAQEYALLRRCIHRRLEDQEQRLRPGDLTRLEEALDRVVTRTMKFFWEMKQRTLQTLDRMAEATLDDPDMETLLERLLTRLMEATLTVDAAAVMLLEDDGLVVRAAVGLGTGEVKGQRVPMGRGVTGQAALLRQPFFVRSAATDPRVLLEPLRQQDLRALYGVPLLEGERLLGVAYMGSRTAFTFSDADTLLFHAVAQRASAHIAQAELHAREHEARREAERSLAQLDSLVDSAPVGVAFLDTQLRYLRVNDVLANLNRKPLEAHQGHVPGEMIRDGAVEPIEHALRRVLETGQPVQDVLLEGPDARRGGSGYWRADYFPVRTTDGALLGVGCTVVDVTDFKRAEAALQQAIDFREELLAVLGHDLRNPLHAVNASAFMLGRSDGLDPTSRRAVDRIRKSSARMGRMINDILDFASSRLGGGIPMKAQRMNMTELCQGALEELQVTYPERPLSLRVQGGDLEGHWDPDRVAQVLGNLVVNALQHARNDTPVTTTLTDEGADVVMRVHNEGDPIPEDLLPRLFDPFKASRIPEEGGKQRSLGLGLYIVHEIVQVHGGSVHVESDLERGTTFTVRWPRVPPPRGLLPP; this is encoded by the coding sequence ATGCAGGAGCCGGATTCACGCTCCACGAAGGAGAGCGAGGGCAGCGAGGCCCGCCTGTCGGTGGCGGCGTTCCTGCGCGCCCACCGCGAGGCGCTGCTGGGGGACTGGCAGCAGGCGGTCCTCGAGCACCTGGAGGGGAGGGTCCCCGCGCGCGACCCCTGGCTCATCGACCACCTGCCGGAGCTGCTCTCCACGCTGGCGGACGCGGTGGACGCGGGGCCGGAGACCCTGGATGAGCGCCTGCTGCAGCTCGCGCACGCCGCCGCGCGGCTGGACCAGGGCTTCGACCTGGGCGAGGTGGCGCAGGAGTACGCGCTCCTGCGCCGCTGCATCCACCGCCGCCTGGAGGACCAGGAGCAGCGGCTGAGGCCCGGCGACCTGACGCGGCTGGAGGAGGCGCTCGACCGGGTGGTGACCCGGACGATGAAGTTCTTCTGGGAGATGAAGCAGCGCACCCTCCAGACCCTGGACCGCATGGCCGAGGCGACGCTGGACGACCCGGACATGGAGACGCTCCTGGAGCGCCTGCTCACCCGGCTGATGGAGGCCACGCTCACCGTGGACGCCGCGGCGGTGATGCTCCTGGAGGATGACGGGCTGGTGGTGCGCGCCGCGGTGGGTCTGGGCACCGGGGAGGTGAAGGGCCAGCGCGTCCCCATGGGGCGCGGCGTGACGGGGCAGGCAGCCCTCTTGCGGCAGCCCTTCTTCGTCCGCTCGGCCGCCACCGACCCGCGCGTCCTCCTGGAGCCCCTGCGCCAGCAGGACCTGCGCGCCCTGTACGGCGTGCCGCTGCTGGAGGGGGAGCGGCTGCTGGGCGTGGCGTACATGGGTTCGCGCACGGCGTTCACCTTCTCCGACGCGGACACCCTGCTCTTCCACGCCGTCGCGCAGCGGGCCTCCGCGCACATCGCCCAGGCGGAGCTGCACGCGCGCGAGCACGAGGCCCGGCGGGAGGCGGAGCGGTCGCTGGCGCAGCTGGACTCGCTCGTGGACTCCGCGCCCGTGGGCGTCGCCTTCCTGGACACGCAGCTGCGCTACCTGCGCGTCAACGACGTGCTCGCGAACCTCAACCGCAAGCCCCTGGAGGCGCACCAGGGTCACGTCCCCGGCGAGATGATCCGCGACGGCGCGGTGGAGCCCATCGAGCATGCGCTGCGGCGGGTGCTGGAGACCGGCCAGCCGGTGCAGGACGTGCTCCTGGAGGGGCCGGATGCGCGGCGGGGCGGCAGCGGGTACTGGCGGGCGGACTACTTCCCGGTGCGCACGACGGACGGCGCGCTGCTGGGCGTGGGCTGCACGGTGGTGGACGTCACCGACTTCAAGCGCGCGGAGGCCGCGCTCCAGCAGGCCATCGACTTTCGCGAGGAGCTGCTGGCGGTGCTGGGACACGACCTGCGCAACCCCCTGCACGCGGTGAACGCGTCGGCCTTCATGCTGGGCCGCTCGGACGGACTGGACCCCACCTCGCGCCGGGCGGTGGACCGCATCCGCAAGTCCTCCGCGCGCATGGGCCGGATGATCAACGACATCCTCGACTTCGCGAGCAGCCGGCTGGGCGGGGGCATCCCCATGAAGGCCCAGCGCATGAACATGACGGAGCTGTGTCAGGGCGCGCTGGAGGAGTTGCAGGTGACGTACCCGGAGCGCCCGCTGTCCCTGCGGGTCCAGGGCGGAGACCTGGAGGGGCACTGGGACCCGGACCGGGTGGCGCAGGTGCTGGGCAACCTGGTGGTGAACGCGCTGCAACACGCCAGGAACGACACGCCCGTCACCACCACGCTCACCGACGAGGGCGCGGACGTGGTGATGCGCGTGCACAACGAGGGCGACCCCATCCCGGAGGACCTGCTGCCGCGCCTGTTCGACCCGTTCAAGGCGTCGCGCATCCCGGAGGAAGGCGGCAAGCAGCGCAGCCTGGGGCTGGGGCTCTACATCGTGCATGAGATTGTCCAGGTGCACGGCGGCAGCGTGCACGTGGAGTCCGACCTGGAGCGGGGCACGACCTTCACCGTGCGCTGGCCCCGCGTCCCACCGCCCCGGGGCCTCCTGCCGCCGTGA
- a CDS encoding ornithine cyclodeaminase family protein: protein MRTLLLNRSAVARNLQALLLLDDMREAFRTDALARTVAPQRVRAPLHSEGTALVLFPGSVPGIPAYTVKVHAKFPGQTPAIRGVVHLHDLVTGGLLAVMDSGHLTAVRTGVVGALAADVLARPDATRVAVVGAGRQGVLQLKQLRLVRTLSHVRVHDTNPEQANAFASRMYQELNLPVSVETSVADAVADADIVVTATWSREPFLHPGMVRPGTHITALGADEPGKAELSAALLAQSLFVCDHRALSVASGAAGAVGLSEGAIHAELGEVLAGLKPGRTSQEQVTVFAPVGLPFQDLATAWHVFQAASGDEDVPTLDFGE from the coding sequence ATGCGCACCCTCCTGCTCAACCGCTCCGCCGTGGCCCGCAACCTCCAGGCGCTCCTGCTCCTGGACGACATGCGCGAGGCCTTCCGCACCGACGCGCTGGCCCGCACGGTGGCCCCGCAGCGCGTCCGCGCGCCGCTGCACTCGGAGGGCACCGCGCTGGTGCTCTTCCCCGGCAGCGTGCCCGGCATCCCCGCGTACACCGTGAAGGTGCACGCGAAGTTCCCCGGGCAGACGCCCGCCATCCGGGGCGTGGTGCACCTGCACGACCTGGTCACCGGCGGGCTGCTGGCGGTGATGGACTCCGGCCACCTCACCGCCGTGCGCACCGGCGTCGTGGGCGCGCTGGCGGCGGACGTACTCGCCCGGCCGGACGCGACGCGCGTGGCGGTGGTGGGCGCGGGCCGGCAGGGCGTGCTCCAGCTCAAGCAGCTGCGGCTGGTGCGCACGCTCAGCCACGTGCGCGTCCACGACACGAACCCGGAGCAAGCGAACGCGTTCGCTTCGCGCATGTACCAGGAGCTGAACCTGCCGGTGAGCGTGGAGACGTCCGTGGCGGACGCGGTGGCGGACGCGGACATCGTGGTGACGGCGACGTGGAGCCGCGAGCCCTTCCTGCACCCGGGCATGGTGCGGCCGGGCACGCACATCACCGCGCTGGGCGCGGACGAGCCGGGCAAGGCGGAGCTGTCCGCGGCGCTGCTGGCGCAGTCCCTCTTCGTCTGCGACCACCGCGCGCTCAGCGTGGCGTCCGGCGCCGCTGGCGCGGTGGGGCTTTCCGAAGGCGCCATCCACGCGGAGCTGGGCGAGGTGCTGGCGGGCCTCAAGCCGGGGCGCACGTCCCAGGAGCAGGTGACGGTGTTCGCCCCGGTGGGCCTGCCCTTCCAGGACCTGGCCACCGCGTGGCACGTCTTCCAGGCCGCTTCCGGCGACGAGGACGTGCCCACGCTGGACTTCGGCGAGTGA
- a CDS encoding tetratricopeptide repeat protein, with protein sequence MNSLETLLAAGQLAQAKAEAEKLLAKNPAHRDALVVMTKLSLVEGKLPQAEALLAKAEAQGATPETGLVRANIAAQKGQLDAALKAYQGVLAQDPNRAEAHFGRGMMLIKQDKAPQALEALTHAVRLQPQQDVFRYRLGQVQLEAGKTEEGLATLREVITRQPRFVPAYLSLSHALSSQEKLAEARRVLEQGLKAVPNQPRLLASVTVLSMALRDLRTSYQAASALAASRPKDADAQANLAQLMLARGQIEQARHLCQTMASLGVTSESLKMAEATCFESQEPPAYDKAIAAYEQGMGISPDGWRAANNLGQLLLRIPAEPADKHLPRAVTVLEEATRRAPERPEPLLNLALAQARLGQEKKAKELVQKVLAMPLSEDTDLHQEAVRLSQVLAKA encoded by the coding sequence ATGAACTCTCTGGAAACCCTCCTCGCGGCGGGTCAGCTCGCCCAGGCCAAGGCCGAGGCCGAGAAGCTCCTCGCGAAGAACCCGGCTCACCGCGACGCGCTGGTGGTGATGACCAAGCTCTCCCTGGTGGAGGGCAAGCTGCCCCAGGCTGAAGCGCTGCTCGCCAAGGCGGAGGCGCAGGGCGCCACGCCGGAGACGGGGCTGGTGCGCGCGAACATCGCCGCGCAGAAGGGCCAGCTCGACGCCGCGCTCAAGGCCTACCAGGGCGTGCTCGCGCAGGACCCCAACCGCGCCGAGGCCCACTTCGGCCGGGGCATGATGCTCATCAAGCAGGACAAGGCGCCCCAGGCGCTGGAGGCCCTCACCCACGCGGTGCGGCTCCAGCCCCAGCAGGACGTGTTCCGCTACCGCCTGGGCCAGGTGCAGTTGGAGGCCGGCAAGACGGAAGAGGGCCTGGCCACGCTGCGCGAGGTCATCACCCGGCAGCCGCGCTTCGTGCCCGCGTACCTGAGCCTGTCGCACGCGCTGTCCTCCCAGGAGAAGCTGGCGGAGGCGCGCCGCGTGCTGGAGCAGGGCCTCAAGGCGGTGCCCAACCAGCCGCGCCTGCTGGCCTCCGTGACGGTGCTGTCCATGGCGCTGCGCGACCTGCGCACGTCCTACCAGGCGGCCTCCGCGCTCGCGGCCTCGCGCCCCAAGGACGCGGACGCCCAGGCGAACCTCGCGCAGCTGATGCTGGCGCGCGGTCAAATCGAACAGGCCCGGCACCTGTGCCAGACCATGGCGTCGCTGGGCGTCACCAGCGAGTCCCTGAAGATGGCGGAGGCCACCTGCTTCGAATCCCAGGAGCCGCCCGCGTACGACAAGGCCATCGCCGCGTACGAGCAGGGCATGGGGATTTCGCCGGACGGCTGGCGCGCGGCGAACAACCTGGGCCAGTTGCTGCTGCGCATCCCCGCGGAGCCGGCGGACAAGCACCTGCCGCGCGCGGTGACGGTGCTGGAAGAGGCCACCCGCCGCGCCCCGGAGCGCCCGGAGCCGCTGCTCAACCTGGCGCTCGCCCAGGCGCGGCTGGGCCAGGAGAAGAAGGCCAAGGAGCTGGTGCAGAAGGTGCTCGCCATGCCGCTGTCGGAGGACACCGACCTGCACCAGGAGGCCGTCCGCCTGTCGCAGGTGCTCGCCAAGGCGTGA